From a region of the Pseudanabaena sp. FACHB-2040 genome:
- a CDS encoding saccharopine dehydrogenase-like oxidoreductase codes for MHSQGTPIRVGVLGFGGLGQAAAQVLAPKQEMTLVAVADKQGYLYAPAGIDRKACVRAYQEQGSVGYAEPGGTLSQQSIQELIESAAGVEGYFLALPNLPNTFMASVVEQFIRSGWQGVLVDALKRTSAMEQMLTLGDDLRKAGITYMTGCGATPGLLTAAAALAAQSYAEIHQVKVTFGVGIANWEAYRATIREDIAHMPGYNVPTAQQMSDAEVEALLDQTNGLLHLENMEHADDLMLELAGICSRDQVTVGGIVDTRNPKKPLSTNVQVTGRTFEGKISTHTFTLGDETSMAANVCGPAFGYLKAGVQLQRRGQHGVFTAAEVMPQFVR; via the coding sequence ATGCATTCACAGGGGACTCCCATTCGCGTTGGGGTTTTAGGATTTGGTGGTTTGGGGCAGGCGGCAGCCCAAGTACTGGCACCCAAGCAGGAGATGACGCTGGTGGCGGTGGCTGACAAGCAGGGATATCTGTACGCGCCAGCGGGCATTGACCGCAAAGCCTGCGTTCGCGCTTACCAGGAGCAGGGGTCGGTCGGCTATGCAGAGCCCGGCGGCACCTTGAGCCAGCAGAGCATTCAGGAATTGATTGAGTCGGCGGCTGGGGTCGAGGGCTATTTCTTAGCGCTGCCCAACCTGCCCAATACCTTTATGGCCTCTGTGGTGGAGCAGTTCATTCGCTCTGGCTGGCAAGGTGTGCTGGTAGATGCCCTAAAGCGCACCAGCGCTATGGAGCAAATGCTGACCCTGGGCGATGACCTGCGCAAAGCCGGAATCACTTACATGACTGGCTGTGGGGCCACGCCCGGACTGCTGACGGCAGCGGCTGCATTGGCGGCTCAGAGCTACGCCGAGATCCATCAGGTCAAAGTCACCTTTGGCGTGGGCATTGCTAACTGGGAGGCGTATCGGGCTACCATTCGCGAAGATATCGCTCACATGCCAGGGTACAATGTGCCGACAGCGCAGCAGATGAGCGACGCCGAAGTTGAGGCCCTGTTAGACCAGACCAACGGCCTGCTGCACTTGGAAAACATGGAGCACGCCGACGATCTGATGTTGGAGCTGGCCGGGATTTGCTCGCGAGATCAGGTGACGGTGGGCGGTATTGTTGATACTCGCAACCCCAAAAAGCCGCTCAGCACGAATGTACAGGTGACTGGACGCACCTTTGAAGGCAAGATCTCAACGCACACCTTTACCTTGGGCGATGAGACTAGCATGGCGGCGAATGTCTGTGGCCCTGCTTTTGGCTACCTCAAGGCGGGTGTGCAGCTACAGCGTCGGGGGCAGCATGGTGTCTTTACGGCAGCTGAGGTAATGCCGCAGTTTGTGCGGTAG
- a CDS encoding ABC transporter ATP-binding protein, which produces MLTIDNVSKQFAGVRAVDGCSFQVESAKITGLIGPNGAGKTTLFNIIAGFIKPTAGRITLKDQDVTGLQPHQLFKLGVVRTFQIPREFGRMTVLENLMIVPPQQLGENLIASWLRWRKVLAEEDNIRRKADEVLDYLNLTHLRNDLAQGLSGGQKKLLELGRTLMIDPEIILLDEPGAGVNKTLLRELSDIIERLNQERGCTFCIIDHDLELMERLCDRIVVMAQGKVLAEGTMATVRQNVEVQAAYLGNV; this is translated from the coding sequence TTGCTAACCATCGACAACGTTTCCAAACAATTCGCTGGGGTTCGCGCCGTTGACGGCTGCTCTTTTCAAGTCGAATCGGCCAAAATCACTGGCCTGATCGGTCCCAATGGGGCTGGCAAAACCACCCTCTTCAACATAATTGCTGGCTTTATCAAGCCGACCGCTGGCCGCATTACCCTCAAAGATCAAGATGTCACTGGCCTGCAGCCCCATCAGCTGTTTAAGCTAGGAGTGGTGCGAACCTTTCAAATTCCCCGCGAGTTTGGCCGCATGACTGTGCTCGAAAATCTAATGATCGTGCCGCCTCAACAGTTAGGTGAAAACCTGATTGCTTCCTGGCTGCGCTGGCGCAAAGTGTTAGCCGAAGAAGACAATATTCGTCGCAAAGCAGACGAGGTTTTAGACTATTTAAACCTGACTCACTTGCGCAACGACCTGGCCCAAGGGCTCTCAGGCGGACAAAAAAAACTGCTGGAGCTAGGCCGCACGCTGATGATCGATCCCGAAATCATTTTGTTAGATGAGCCGGGGGCTGGGGTCAACAAAACTTTGCTGCGAGAGCTGTCAGATATCATTGAGCGGCTAAACCAAGAGCGCGGCTGCACCTTTTGCATTATTGACCATGACCTAGAGCTGATGGAGCGTCTGTGCGATCGCATTGTCGTCATGGCCCAAGGCAAAGTCTTGGCCGAAGGCACCATGGCCACCGTGCGGCAAAACGTCGAAGTGCAGGCAGCTTATCTAGGCAACGTTTAA
- a CDS encoding zinc-dependent alcohol dehydrogenase family protein, giving the protein MKAVVMTATGSPEVLQVQQLPQPQIQHPSDLLVRLKAASVNSIDIKIRQRGPYYPDSLPAILGLDGAGVVEAVGSEVRHFSVGDEVYFCNGGLGDRPGTYAEYTLVDERCVALKPRSLSFTEAAAVPLVLITAWEALYERVRLAMGQQILIHGGAGGVGHMAIQLAKMRGSEVCTTISSEEKAHFVGLLGADHCIYYPRIDFVEAVLHLTGNRGIDAAFDTIGEPILSKTFSAVRLYGDVVTLHATTAETDWKTARSHNLRISYELMLTPLLQNLIEARQQQARILKQGARCFEVGKLKIHVGQTYPLEQAAEAHRQLEAGSIMGKVVLVMA; this is encoded by the coding sequence ATGAAAGCAGTCGTGATGACGGCTACCGGATCACCGGAAGTGCTTCAGGTGCAGCAGTTGCCCCAGCCTCAAATTCAGCATCCTAGCGATCTGCTGGTGCGACTGAAAGCGGCCAGCGTCAATTCCATCGATATCAAAATCCGCCAGCGCGGCCCGTACTACCCCGACAGTCTGCCTGCCATTTTGGGCCTAGATGGCGCGGGAGTGGTAGAGGCGGTTGGCTCAGAAGTCAGACACTTCAGCGTGGGAGACGAGGTCTACTTTTGCAATGGTGGCCTAGGCGATCGGCCAGGCACATACGCTGAATACACGCTAGTCGATGAGCGCTGTGTGGCGCTCAAGCCCCGCTCCCTCAGCTTCACTGAAGCAGCAGCAGTACCGCTGGTGCTTATTACGGCCTGGGAAGCTCTGTATGAGCGGGTGCGGCTGGCAATGGGGCAGCAAATTTTAATTCACGGTGGGGCGGGCGGTGTCGGCCACATGGCGATTCAGCTAGCCAAAATGCGCGGTTCAGAGGTCTGCACCACCATCAGTTCTGAGGAAAAAGCCCACTTTGTCGGCCTGCTGGGAGCCGATCACTGCATTTACTATCCCCGCATCGACTTTGTCGAGGCAGTGCTGCATCTGACCGGCAACCGGGGTATCGATGCCGCCTTTGATACGATCGGAGAGCCAATCCTCTCTAAAACTTTTTCAGCCGTGCGGCTCTACGGCGATGTGGTAACGCTGCATGCGACCACCGCAGAAACCGATTGGAAAACGGCCCGCAGCCACAATCTGCGGATTAGCTATGAGCTGATGCTGACCCCCCTGCTGCAAAACTTGATCGAAGCTCGTCAGCAGCAGGCCAGAATCTTGAAGCAAGGGGCCCGCTGTTTTGAGGTCGGCAAGTTAAAGATTCATGTCGGGCAGACCTACCCCCTAGAGCAGGCTGCTGAAGCCCATCGTCAGCTCGAAGCAGGCAGCATCATGGGCAAGGTTGTTTTAGTTATGGCTTAA
- a CDS encoding glutathione S-transferase family protein: MTEPKRTASLPPGLIVRSGKFVWTTLWHTMMSRIAPRSKGGEYIRPASEFRDWVGEEPYPASSQRYRLIVGLGCPWAHRTLVVRALKGLEGTVPTVQVAPSADEGLWVFNQPFEECRTLPELYQLSKLGYRGRATVPVLWDMVTHSIVNNESADIIVNLNSAFNDLATRPDLDLYPQALKAEIDRWNDRIYPAINNGVYRCGFAQSQAAYDEACEALFAALDEIDEALARRRYLCGDRVTLADVRLFTTLFRFDAVYYGLFKCNRRRIQDYPNLGPYLRDLYQLPGVASTCDLEAVKRDYYGNLFPLNPGGIIPNGPDIAYLQSPHQRETVSVG, from the coding sequence ATGACCGAACCTAAACGCACTGCATCTTTACCTCCTGGCCTAATAGTTCGTTCGGGCAAGTTTGTCTGGACCACGCTCTGGCACACGATGATGTCTCGAATTGCCCCGCGCAGCAAAGGTGGGGAATATATTCGACCTGCCAGCGAGTTTCGAGATTGGGTCGGGGAAGAGCCTTACCCAGCCTCTTCCCAGCGCTACCGGCTGATTGTCGGTCTGGGCTGTCCGTGGGCTCACCGGACGCTGGTGGTGCGGGCCTTGAAGGGGCTGGAGGGAACTGTTCCTACGGTGCAGGTTGCGCCCTCAGCAGATGAAGGGCTCTGGGTATTTAATCAGCCCTTTGAGGAGTGCCGCACCTTACCGGAGCTGTACCAGCTGTCAAAGCTGGGCTACCGGGGTCGCGCTACGGTGCCAGTTCTGTGGGACATGGTGACCCACTCGATTGTTAACAACGAGAGCGCTGACATTATTGTTAATTTGAACTCGGCTTTTAATGACCTGGCGACTCGGCCTGATTTGGATCTTTATCCTCAAGCGCTAAAAGCCGAAATTGATCGGTGGAATGACAGGATCTACCCAGCAATTAACAACGGGGTTTACCGCTGCGGCTTTGCTCAGTCTCAGGCCGCCTATGACGAGGCGTGTGAGGCGCTGTTTGCTGCCCTAGATGAAATTGATGAGGCGCTGGCCCGCCGCCGATACCTCTGTGGTGACAGGGTGACGCTAGCTGATGTACGGCTCTTTACTACGCTTTTTCGCTTTGATGCGGTCTATTACGGGCTGTTTAAGTGCAACCGCCGCCGAATTCAGGACTATCCCAACCTAGGGCCTTATTTGCGAGACCTGTATCAGCTGCCGGGGGTAGCCAGCACCTGCGACTTGGAGGCGGTTAAGCGAGACTACTACGGCAATCTCTTTCCGCTCAATCCGGGCGGCATTATTCCCAATGGGCCGGATATAGCTTATCTGCAAAGTCCTCACCAGCGGGAAACTGTGAGCGTGGGATAG
- the uvsE gene encoding UV DNA damage repair endonuclease UvsE — translation MPAPSLLQTSSATQALTPELGLVCITTSQAVRYKTLTRKRLLLMSPAEQTEALRSLYAENLRRLHLALTFCQEQGIRLYRLPSGLFPFADMAVGRAVLEELVEPLGQVGQRAEELGLRLVLHPEQFVVLNSDNPTVIENSILVLSALAYQFDLMGLPQSSWTVMNIHGGKGDRAERLVQNIQALPETIRSRLTLENDEHTYSAAEIFDICRAAQVAMVFDAHHHLVHEQLESYDDPSVAEMVAAAQTTWPDPTWQLVHISNGRETLRDPRHSDLIWTMPEAFRQMPWIEVEAKGKEDAIAKLRQEWLPDIISVAS, via the coding sequence ATGCCTGCTCCTAGCCTGCTGCAAACCTCTTCGGCCACCCAGGCGCTGACTCCAGAGCTAGGTCTGGTCTGCATTACCACCTCGCAAGCAGTTCGCTACAAGACGCTCACGCGCAAGCGGCTACTGCTGATGAGCCCAGCAGAACAGACCGAGGCGTTGCGATCGCTCTATGCCGAAAACCTGCGGCGGCTGCATCTGGCCCTAACGTTTTGCCAGGAGCAGGGTATTCGGCTTTATCGGCTGCCCTCTGGCCTCTTTCCCTTTGCCGATATGGCGGTAGGTCGGGCCGTTTTAGAGGAGCTAGTAGAGCCGCTAGGGCAGGTAGGTCAGCGAGCAGAGGAATTGGGTCTGCGGCTGGTGCTGCACCCAGAGCAGTTTGTCGTGCTCAACTCTGACAACCCAACCGTGATCGAGAACAGCATCCTGGTGCTCTCGGCCCTGGCCTATCAGTTTGACCTGATGGGGCTACCCCAGTCGTCTTGGACAGTGATGAATATTCATGGCGGCAAAGGCGATCGGGCCGAGCGCCTAGTACAGAACATTCAAGCGCTGCCCGAGACCATTCGCTCTCGGCTCACGCTAGAAAACGACGAGCATACCTACAGCGCTGCTGAAATCTTTGATATTTGTAGAGCCGCCCAAGTGGCGATGGTGTTTGATGCCCATCACCATCTGGTTCATGAGCAGCTTGAGAGCTATGACGATCCCAGCGTGGCTGAAATGGTCGCAGCGGCTCAAACCACCTGGCCTGATCCCACCTGGCAGCTAGTTCACATCTCAAACGGGCGCGAAACTCTACGTGACCCGCGCCACAGTGACCTGATCTGGACGATGCCCGAGGCGTTTCGGCAGATGCCCTGGATTGAGGTCGAGGCCAAGGGGAAGGAGGATGCGATCGCAAAACTTCGCCAGGAATGGCTGCCCGACATCATTTCTGTTGCCTCCTAG
- a CDS encoding ATP-binding protein, protein MSVAHEGNWGEKAIATSFGLILLLLGWVSSISSKNTTELVDSTVRVQQTYEILVNLTDFFAAMNVAESGRRGYIFTGKDVELERHRQAIRSLQSELNQLQLQLQPEPLQLQRLQRLESLTQERLILFQQSIDLYQQERSATPAQNALTDRSVQVRGRIQVVLAEIQNEEKQHLNASLAESKKTIEQRFVLEQAGTALIFVFFGVTVFSLYQERLRRQRLQTLEQTLAQERELSELKLRLFSMVSHEFRTPLSVILASSQLLGEILETQIEPSYLKNLDRIQSSAKLMNQLLTDILTLTRAEAGNLEFKPEWLDIEAFCLNLLEDIQSANLTQHPLKFVSQDCCGRVYLDEKLLYWVLSNLLLNAIKYSPLYSPVQLTLSCDRNGTRFEVRDWGMGILGTDQAQMFDPFYRGKNVEGVTGSGLGLAVVKECLELFGGTISWTSDVGQGTTFFVQIPRLDSLKGSSS, encoded by the coding sequence ATGTCTGTAGCGCACGAAGGGAACTGGGGAGAAAAAGCGATCGCAACTAGCTTCGGCCTGATCCTGCTGCTGCTAGGGTGGGTAAGCTCAATTTCTTCTAAAAATACAACAGAGCTGGTAGACAGTACGGTTAGGGTGCAGCAGACCTATGAGATTTTGGTCAACCTGACTGATTTCTTTGCCGCGATGAACGTTGCCGAGTCGGGTCGCCGGGGCTACATCTTTACCGGCAAAGACGTTGAGCTAGAGCGCCATAGGCAGGCTATTCGCAGCCTACAGTCTGAGCTAAATCAGCTGCAGCTGCAGTTGCAGCCTGAGCCATTGCAGCTGCAGCGACTGCAGCGGCTAGAGAGCCTAACCCAAGAGCGTTTAATCCTGTTTCAGCAGTCGATTGATCTCTACCAGCAGGAGCGCTCGGCTACCCCGGCTCAAAACGCTTTGACCGACCGTAGTGTGCAGGTAAGAGGTCGTATCCAGGTCGTTTTAGCCGAAATCCAGAATGAAGAGAAGCAACATCTCAATGCCTCTCTAGCAGAATCCAAGAAGACCATTGAGCAGCGGTTCGTGTTGGAGCAGGCGGGCACTGCCCTGATCTTTGTTTTCTTTGGTGTGACTGTTTTTAGCCTCTATCAGGAGCGGCTGCGCCGTCAGCGGCTGCAAACCCTGGAACAGACTCTGGCTCAGGAGCGGGAGCTAAGCGAACTCAAGCTGCGCCTGTTTTCGATGGTTTCCCACGAGTTTCGCACTCCTTTGAGCGTGATTTTGGCTTCTTCCCAACTGCTGGGAGAAATTCTAGAAACTCAGATTGAGCCGAGCTACCTCAAGAATCTTGACCGCATTCAATCATCGGCCAAGCTGATGAACCAGCTGCTGACCGACATTTTGACGCTGACTCGGGCCGAGGCTGGCAATCTTGAGTTCAAGCCAGAATGGCTAGATATCGAAGCCTTCTGTTTGAACTTACTAGAAGATATCCAGTCGGCTAATCTGACTCAGCACCCTTTGAAGTTTGTTAGCCAGGACTGCTGTGGGCGGGTGTACCTAGATGAAAAGCTACTGTATTGGGTGCTCAGCAACCTGCTGCTAAATGCGATCAAATACTCGCCGCTCTATAGCCCGGTGCAGCTGACGTTGAGTTGCGATCGCAACGGCACCCGCTTTGAGGTTCGCGATTGGGGCATGGGCATTTTGGGAACCGATCAGGCCCAGATGTTTGACCCGTTTTACCGAGGTAAAAACGTTGAAGGGGTAACCGGGAGCGGGCTGGGTCTGGCCGTCGTGAAGGAGTGTCTAGAGCTGTTTGGCGGCACCATTAGCTGGACTAGCGATGTCGGCCAGGGCACCACGTTTTTTGTGCAGATTCCTCGGCTAGACTCCTTAAAGGGATCTTCCAGCTAA
- a CDS encoding ABC transporter substrate-binding protein, producing the protein MAGSSHKSILQTSTLRLCQLGFTAFVTATLVACGGGQSTTGGETAAGEATSTEAASGEAIEIGALMPLTGDLQAYGESAMNGINLAIEEINAAGGVLGRPIKLAIGDTQTAPQPSIDAAQKLVSISGVQAVVGPMSSGEAIPVAESVTSKNNVLQISNSATSPVLTDVNDNDFSFRTVPSDAFQGVALAEVVQQKGMENLAIIYINNDYGQGLAESFQEAFEAAGGEISGSVPYEQGQSSYRGELQQLARGGAEALVLIGYPENGITILKQSLEENFFDRFVFTDGMKAPEVISAIGADFLNGSVGTAPQALTESDAYQSFVKSYEAQYGEIPPKPYIDTAYDAVMLIALAMEKAGTTDGTAVRDALREVANAPGTEVRPGEWAKAVEAIKNGETVDYVGASGSLDFDDNGDVPGTFAEWAIENGEIVTVRVFDPANK; encoded by the coding sequence ATGGCTGGTTCTTCACATAAGTCAATATTACAAACGTCAACACTGCGGCTTTGCCAGTTAGGTTTTACCGCATTTGTCACTGCGACTCTGGTTGCCTGTGGAGGCGGCCAATCTACGACAGGTGGCGAAACTGCTGCTGGAGAGGCGACTTCAACTGAGGCTGCTAGCGGAGAAGCGATTGAAATTGGGGCGCTGATGCCGCTAACCGGCGACCTACAGGCCTATGGCGAAAGCGCCATGAACGGCATCAACCTAGCCATTGAGGAAATTAATGCCGCCGGAGGCGTGCTAGGTCGGCCTATCAAGCTGGCCATTGGGGATACCCAAACGGCCCCTCAGCCCAGTATTGATGCCGCGCAAAAGCTGGTTTCGATCTCTGGGGTGCAGGCGGTGGTCGGCCCCATGTCGAGCGGTGAAGCAATTCCTGTGGCCGAGAGCGTCACCAGCAAAAACAATGTGCTGCAGATTTCTAACTCCGCTACCTCACCCGTACTGACAGACGTTAACGACAACGACTTCTCTTTCCGCACAGTGCCTTCTGATGCGTTTCAGGGGGTGGCGCTAGCCGAGGTCGTGCAGCAAAAGGGCATGGAAAACCTAGCCATTATCTACATCAACAATGACTACGGCCAGGGCCTAGCCGAGAGTTTTCAGGAAGCGTTTGAGGCGGCGGGCGGCGAGATTAGCGGCTCGGTGCCCTATGAACAGGGGCAGTCGTCTTATCGGGGCGAACTGCAGCAGCTGGCGCGGGGCGGTGCTGAGGCACTGGTCCTGATTGGCTACCCCGAAAACGGCATCACCATCTTGAAGCAGTCTCTGGAGGAAAACTTCTTTGATCGCTTTGTCTTTACCGACGGCATGAAAGCCCCTGAGGTGATTAGCGCCATTGGTGCTGACTTCCTCAATGGCTCGGTGGGCACTGCGCCCCAGGCCCTGACGGAAAGCGATGCCTATCAGAGCTTTGTCAAGAGCTATGAAGCCCAGTATGGCGAAATTCCGCCTAAGCCCTACATCGATACGGCCTATGATGCGGTCATGCTGATCGCCCTGGCGATGGAAAAAGCAGGCACCACTGATGGTACGGCTGTGCGAGACGCGCTGCGGGAAGTGGCCAACGCACCGGGTACGGAGGTTCGACCGGGAGAGTGGGCCAAGGCTGTTGAAGCGATTAAAAATGGTGAGACCGTTGACTATGTTGGCGCTTCGGGTTCCCTCGACTTCGACGACAACGGTGATGTGCCAGGCACCTTTGCCGAGTGGGCCATCGAAAACGGTGAAATCGTCACTGTCCGGGTGTTTGACCCAGCCAACAAGTAG
- a CDS encoding autorepressor SdpR family transcription factor — protein sequence MNSVYKALADPTRRRILELLRDRDLSAGEIAAYFDLAKPTLSGHFAILKAADLIQADKVGTTIIYHLNISVLEEALLSLMSTFNLPMPQTSHSTEITNE from the coding sequence ATGAACTCTGTGTACAAAGCGCTAGCCGACCCTACTCGCCGTAGGATCTTAGAACTTCTACGCGATCGTGATTTGAGTGCCGGTGAAATTGCGGCATATTTTGATCTTGCGAAACCTACGTTGTCAGGCCACTTTGCCATTCTCAAAGCCGCAGACTTAATCCAAGCCGACAAAGTTGGGACAACCATTATTTACCACCTCAACATTTCCGTACTTGAAGAAGCCCTTTTGTCTTTGATGAGTACATTTAATCTTCCAATGCCTCAAACTTCCCATTCAACAGAGATTACCAATGAATAA
- a CDS encoding response regulator transcription factor, translating into MRILIVEDDVQLSEVLTEALTRRQYVVDVARDGRAAWDLIDAIRYDLIVLDVTLPKLNGIQLCQQLRAAEISGPKPDPKHDQGAVPVLMLTARDTVADKILGLDAGADDYVTKPFDLEELMARVRALLRRGSANSALSLSWGQLQLNPSTHEASYADCPLTLTPKEYALLELLVASGRRILSRSGIIEKLWPVGDTPAEETVTSHMRGLRHKLKALGAADDFIETVHGLGYRLK; encoded by the coding sequence ATGCGGATTTTGATTGTCGAAGATGATGTTCAGCTCTCAGAGGTGTTGACCGAAGCGCTGACCCGGCGGCAGTACGTTGTGGACGTAGCCCGCGATGGCCGGGCAGCTTGGGATTTGATCGATGCCATCCGCTACGACCTAATCGTATTAGATGTAACCTTGCCCAAGCTGAACGGCATTCAGCTCTGTCAGCAGCTGCGAGCCGCAGAAATATCTGGCCCCAAGCCCGATCCCAAGCACGACCAGGGAGCCGTGCCGGTTCTCATGCTGACTGCCCGAGACACCGTGGCAGATAAAATTTTAGGACTTGACGCCGGGGCCGATGACTATGTGACAAAACCCTTTGATTTAGAAGAACTGATGGCGCGGGTGCGGGCCTTGCTGCGGCGCGGCAGTGCAAACAGCGCTCTCAGCCTAAGCTGGGGTCAGCTGCAGCTCAACCCCAGCACCCACGAAGCTAGCTACGCCGATTGCCCGCTAACCCTTACCCCCAAAGAGTATGCCCTGCTAGAGCTGCTAGTCGCCAGCGGCAGACGCATTCTCAGCCGCTCTGGCATCATTGAGAAGCTTTGGCCCGTAGGCGATACCCCAGCCGAAGAAACCGTCACCTCCCATATGCGAGGGCTGCGCCATAAGCTCAAGGCCCTAGGCGCTGCCGATGACTTCATTGAAACGGTGCATGGGTTAGGCTACCGCCTCAAATAG
- a CDS encoding ABC transporter ATP-binding protein — protein sequence MPLLDIRDLHSGYREVDILKGINLSVEPGEMVVIVGPNGAGKSTVLKSLFGLAIVRQGSILFNDQSIVNLRSDKLVRAGICYVPQTQNVFPTLSVQENLEMGAFVRRDDFRHQIAKIYDLFPPLKEKRSQPAGTLSGGQRQMVAMGRALMVDPKLLLLDEPTAGLSPLYVEQIFAIIDDINKIGVSILMVEQNAKPALRMADRGYVLAMGTNRYEDTGPNLLSNPQIAEMFLGG from the coding sequence ATGCCATTACTCGATATCCGCGACCTCCACAGCGGCTACCGTGAAGTCGATATTCTCAAGGGCATCAACCTAAGCGTTGAGCCAGGGGAGATGGTCGTCATCGTCGGCCCTAATGGGGCAGGCAAGTCAACCGTACTCAAGTCCCTTTTTGGCCTCGCCATTGTTCGCCAGGGCAGCATTCTTTTCAACGACCAGTCCATTGTCAATCTGCGGAGTGACAAACTGGTGCGAGCCGGTATTTGCTATGTGCCGCAGACCCAAAACGTCTTCCCCACCTTGTCTGTGCAGGAAAACCTGGAGATGGGCGCATTTGTTCGCAGAGACGACTTTCGCCATCAGATTGCCAAGATCTACGACCTCTTTCCCCCGCTAAAAGAAAAGCGCAGCCAGCCTGCAGGTACGCTCTCCGGCGGTCAGCGCCAGATGGTCGCAATGGGCCGCGCTCTGATGGTCGATCCCAAGCTGCTGCTGCTAGATGAGCCTACCGCTGGCCTCTCGCCGCTCTACGTCGAACAGATCTTTGCCATCATCGACGACATCAACAAAATAGGGGTCAGCATTTTAATGGTGGAGCAAAACGCCAAACCTGCCCTGCGGATGGCGGATCGGGGTTACGTACTAGCAATGGGCACCAACCGCTACGAAGACACTGGCCCCAACCTGCTCAGCAATCCTCAAATTGCTGAAATGTTTTTGGGAGGTTGA